The window ATCCACGTGTGCCGGGACACGAAGTAATCGGAACGATAGAATCAGTCGGCAGTAATATCTCCGAATGGAGCGATGGTCAGCGCGTTGGCGTAGGCTGGCACGGCGGACATTGCCACGAATGCGAAGCCTGCCGAAAGGGTGACTTCATCAACTGCGAAAACGCAAAAGTAACAGGGCTCAGCTTCGACGGCGGCTATGCCGAGTATATGACCGCTCCGCAAAACGCGTTGGCAGCGGTACCAGAATCACTTGATTCTGCCGAAGCCGCTCCCCTGCTCTGTGCAGGCATAACAACCTTCAATGCCTTGCGCAACAGTAATCTTAATCCAGGCGACTTGGTTGCCGTACAAGGTATTGGCGGACTTGGTCACCTGGGGGTGCAGTATGCTCATAAATTTGGATGCGAAGTCGTTGCACTATCACGCGGAACAGATAAGCAGGAACTGGCTTATGGACTCGGGGCAGATCATTTTATTGATACCGAAGCTTATGACGCTGCCGAAGAGCTTCAAAAGCTGGGCGGAGCAAAAGTCATTTTAGCAACTGCTCCCAACAGCGATGCTATCAGTTCAGTCATCGACGGGCTCGGTACCGACGGTACGCTCATGATTGTGGCTGCTACCGGAGAACCGGTTGAAGTAAGTCCCTTCCAGCTTATTATGGGACGAAAATCCGTTCGAGGATGGCCCAGTGGTACTGCTAAAGATTCCGAAGACACACTGGACTTTAGTGCGCTGACAAATATTACGCCTACTATTGAAACCTATCCTCTTGAAGAAGCCAACGAAGCTTATGATCAAATGATCAATAATGAGGCCCGGTTTCGCGTAGTTCTGGAGATGTGATTCGTAATTAGTTAATGGTTATTTGAGTTGCATTGTTTCCTCGTTCCGTAGCTCTGCTGCGGAACCATGGTTTTAACTCCAAACCCGCAGGGTTTCTTTTCCGAAAACCCTTCGTATTAATTGATACTGCTCCTTATTCAGAAAAACTCTGCGGGTTTAATCCTTTATCTCCTAATTTTCTTCAAACACCTCTAACACTTCCGGAAGTAATTCTCGGCTGCAGGAAAAACCATTACCCGATTGGATGGTTTCGTTCCCATCCGTATCACAAAAAACCCCACCTGATTCCTGTAAAACGGTAAGCAGCGGCGCCGCATCCCAAATATTCAAAATAGGATCAAACATCAGGTCTGCACGTCCCGTAGCTACGAGCATATGTCCATATGCATCGCCCCACGTGCGGTGAATACGCGTTTTTTCGATCAGGGTATCAAAGGCATCCCCATAGCCAAATTTTGCCGCGGTGTACACATCAGTGCTCATGAAACTGGCTTTGGCAATACCATCACACGAACGCACACGACATGATTCACCATTGAGACGTGCCCCTTTATTCTTGGCCGCGTCACAGAGCTCATCCAGCGCCGGGGCATAAATGATGCCGATCACCGGCTCCTCATCAACAACAACACCAATCAACGTGGTGTACAGCGGCACACCGTGAATAAAGGATTTCGTACCGTCGATGGGATCGAGAATCCACTGCACATTACTCTCAGGATTATGGTCGTCGTGCTCTTCGCCCACAATACCGTGTTCAGGAAACCGTTTTTGGATTTCCTCACGCATGATCGATTCGGCCTCGCGGTCGGCTACAGTCACAGGCGAATCATCTGACTTACGCTCTACATCAAATGATTTATTAAAATAATTAAGCGTATAATCTCCGCCCTTTTCTGCGATTTCAATGGCCGCCTCGTGTACAGTATCCAAGTCAAAATTCATGTGTACTTATAGTCTTAGTGTGGTTATTTTCAGCAAGTCAAATATAGGATTCTGAATTAAGGATTCAGAATATGAAAACAGTATTAAACTGAACTTAGATTCTTCGATAGCATTATATTCAGGGTTGGCTGAGAATTGCAATTTATCCGGCCTCGAACTTTAAACTTCTATTATTAAGAATGACCGATTCACAGATTTTTAGCAGCATAGCACAAGAATTGAATTTCAAACCGAAACAGATAAAAACGGTAGCTGACTTTTTGGATGACGGGGCCACCGTTCCATTTTTGGCTCGTTATCGTCAGGAGGCAACCGGCGGACTTGATGAAGAGGATATCCGAAGCGTTCGTGACAAGCTGGAGTTTCACCGAACGCTCGAAGACCGCAAGAAAACCATTCTCAAAACTATTGACGAGCAGGATAAGCTGACCGAAGAGCTCGAAGAAAAAATTAAATCGTGTACTGATCTTAATACATTGGAGGATCTATACCTGCCTTACAAACCCAAACGCCGTACCAAGGGCGATATGGCTAAGGAGAAAGGGCTGGAGCCGCTGGCCGAGCTTATCTGGGAACAAGAGATCGAAAAAGGCGATCCTATGGAGCATGCGGCTAAGTTTGTTGATGAGGAAAACGAGGTTGAGTCCGCTGAAGATGCCATGGACGGTGCCCTCGATATTGTCGCCGAGTGGATCAACGAGTCAGCCGACGTGAGGGAAAAATTGCGCGATATTTTCCAGGAACACGCTGTAATCAAAACGGAGAAAAATCCTGCAGTTGATGAGCGCACCAACTTTGAGGACTATTACGAATTTTCTCAAAAGGCTAAACACCTTAAACCGTACCAAATATTGGCCATCAATCGCGGAGAACGTGAAAATATCCTTTTTGTCAATGTCGAACTTTGGGATGAGATCACCCTTGAGAATATTGACGATGTAGTGATCACCAATGATATGAGTATTTTCGTTCCCCATATCCAGGATGCCGTTGAAGATGCCTACAAACGACTGCTGTTTCCGTCGTTGGAGCGAGAGTTAAGGAATCAACTCACCGAAAAAGCCGACCAGCACGCCATCGAAACTTTTGCTACCAATCTTTCTAATTTATTGATGCAGCCGCCGCTCGATCATAAGGTAGTCATGGGTATCGACCCCGCCTACCGCTCGGGCTGTAAGGTAGCTGTAGTGGATGAGACGGGGAAGTATCTCGAAGGGACGACCACCTATCCCACTCCTCCACAAGAAAAGGTTGCTGAAGCAGAAGAAGTGTTTGATAAACTTATCAATAAATACAGCGTAAATCTTATTGCCATCGGCAACGGAACGGCCAGCCGCGAGACGGAACAGATTGTGGCAAACTTTATTCAGAAGCGAAAAGAAAAACATCCCGATGAAGAACTTAGTTATATGATCGTCAATGAAGCCGGGGCTTCGGTCTATTCAGCATCGAAAGTGGCCGCCGAAGAATTCCCTGATCTGGATGCCCCCCAACGCGGAAATATTTCCATAGCCCGACGCGTGCAGGACCCATTGGCCGAACTCGTAAAAATCGATCCCAAGTCGATTGGCGTGGGATTGTACCAACATGATGTGAATCAAAACCAGTTGGCCCAGTCGCTGGATGATGTCGTCGAAAGTTGTGTAAACCAAGTGGGCGTAAACCTCAATACGGCAAGTGCCCCATTACTTTCCCATATTTCGGGATTAAGCAGTCGTGTTGCCAAAAATATTGTGAAGCGCAGAGAAACGGAAGGGACGTTTAAAGACCGGGAAGAAATAAAGGATATTAGTGGCGTCGGGGAATTTCGCTTTCAGCAGGCTGCCGGATTTATGCGCATTCCCGAATCAGACAACCCACTCGACAATACCGCTATCCACCCGGAAAGTTATGAAGCTACCGAAAAACTCTGCAATCTTTTTAGTATTAAGCTGGAAAAATTAAATGAGCAAACTGAAGCTATTTCAAAGAAGCTCAAAAACATCGACAAAAAACAGGTTGCCGAGCAGATCGGAGTAGGCATCCCGACCCTTGAACTCATCATCGAAAACTTGCAGAAACCAGGACGCGATCCCAGGGAATCGCTACCCAAACCAGTACTCCGAAATGATATTATGAAGATGGAAGATTTGAGTGAAGGACAGGTGCTTGAAGGCACGGTTCGTAACGTCGTTGATTTCGGTGCTTTTGTAGACATCGGGGTGAAGCAAGACGGGCTCCTACACATCTCAAAAATGGCCGATCGAAAAGTCGAAGACCCGCACGATGTTGTAGCAGTTGGAGACATCCTAAAACTCACGATTGTATCCCTCGATTTGGAACGCGGACGCATCGGATTATCACTCGTAGATTAGTGTTCTACGAACAAATTTATCCTGCCATATTTTTCTAAGTTTTCCCTTTATCTTTTAGTTTAAATCTCTTCGAACTTAGGGGCTAAGCAGTAATCAATTATGAACTGTTTGGCCCCTCAGTTTTTTGGTAAAAATTCTTTGTTTCACTCTTCCCTTCCTCCCAGAAAATATCTCTGATTTTCGTTCTAAGACATTTACTTTGCTTTAAGAAATTGGCATCTCTCCGACTCCACAAAAAGGTCAATAGTCCAAAATACTAAGGTGATTTCAGGAAACTACTATCCAAAAACGTCACTCAAAAAGCCATATTTATTAAAATATACTTTAAGTGTTTTATATAAATTTATGAATATTATACTATTACATATATCATAATTACTCATGATAAATTGTCTCAGCTCCCTCTTTTTGACATTACCTAAATAATTTAGGCGATTATATTACGGGGAAAATTGCTGAAATAGTCAAATAATATATCAACATAAAGTATTGATAACACTGAACTTATCATCAAAAATAGGCGTTTTATATACAATTCTCGCTGCGTGACCCACATTCCCACCTAAATAATTTAGGGAAAGCACAGAATAAGCATACCCAAGTATCTATAGTATTTTTTAAGTAATTTACTTAACGTTCTTATTTCAATAGGAATACATAAATATATGCGTCATATTCAGTTACTATTGACAATTTAATCATTCGCTATTCTGGCCCGTATGTCCCAAATTTTCAACTATTACTACATCAATCCTTCTAAGTTGTTGTCAGGCAATATGATATTCTATCTTATCCCTCAACCTTACCTCTATACCTGGTTACTATGTCAAATTGCCAGACAAAGAGTATTTCCCGATATCCAAAAAAGTGGGAGTCCATATATCTCCACTATTGCTGTTTTATTTGATTAGCTAAACGCCTCTTCCCCACCCATTAACTTCTTGTCAGAACCACTACAATTTCAGAAGAATTTATCCTCACTTTACCACTTCCGTCTATCCGCCATCCCTACTATTATGTACAATGAATATTTCTATTATGACACCAGCACTATTTCTTCAAATTGATCTTGTTTCGTCATTAAATTTAGCAGAATTTGCCCCCTTATTTTTCATGCCCTTTTAGCTTATTTGTCCGGTTACTTTCAGACCTCAAATCTGCCCCCTATCCCCCTGACTTTTCATTTCAAAGTTCCCTTTATTTTTTATTACTATAAGTGAACTATTTTATTGTAATCCACCCCTTATAATTATCAGGATACAGGGCTTATATTTTTAGAATTTAATTCTTCTATTTTATGAATTTTCAACAGCTCACCGAACAGTATCATCTCCCAGTTTACAATCGTTATCCCATCACAATTACCAAAGGAAAAGGAGCGTATGTTTGGGATGATGAAGGCAACAAATACCTGGATGCTTTGGCCGGTATTGCCGTCAACAGTTTGGGACACTGTCACCCCAATGTCGTTGAAGCCGTTCAAAATCAGGTGGGTCAGCTGATGCATATCTCTAACTTTTACTACAGCAAGCCGCAGGCTGAGCTGCTGCAATTGTTATCAGAAATTACCGGCTTGAATAAAGGATTTATCTGCAATAGCGGCGGCGAAGCTATGGAAGCATGTATCAAGGCAGCACGCAAATTTGGGCAGGCTCACGACAAAAAAGGAGCCATCCTAACCGTTAGTAACGCCTTCCATGGGCGTACAATGGGTACTATATCCATGGGCATGGACAAGTATGCCAAGGGCTACGATCCCCTCTTAGACGGCTTCCAACAGATCGGAATGAATGATATTGCGGCCTTAAAAGCGCATTTTAATGAAGATACGCTCGGTATCGTACTTGAAACAATCCAGGGTTCGGGCGGACTACACATCGCTTCCCAGGAAT of the Fodinibius sp. Rm-B-1B1-1 genome contains:
- a CDS encoding acetylornithine/succinylornithine family transaminase, with amino-acid sequence MNFQQLTEQYHLPVYNRYPITITKGKGAYVWDDEGNKYLDALAGIAVNSLGHCHPNVVEAVQNQVGQLMHISNFYYSKPQAELLQLLSEITGLNKGFICNSGGEAMEACIKAARKFGQAHDKKGAILTVSNAFHGRTMGTISMGMDKYAKGYDPLLDGFQQIGMNDIAALKAHFNEDTLGIVLETIQGSGGLHIASQEFMDGVQELCNKHNALLIIDEVQTGVARTGKMFGFNHYGVQPDIIGMAKAMGGGFPIGAMVCRNKVAETMNYGDHGSTYGGNPLACAASLAALQTVINKDLVNQAKQKGTFLKQEIADRTSGMAEVIDIRGRGLMIGVELSFEGRQVVEEMMNQGVLSNCTQGNVMRLVPPLVTKKEGLSTLAEVLVSAIKKITS
- a CDS encoding inositol monophosphatase family protein, with translation MNFDLDTVHEAAIEIAEKGGDYTLNYFNKSFDVERKSDDSPVTVADREAESIMREEIQKRFPEHGIVGEEHDDHNPESNVQWILDPIDGTKSFIHGVPLYTTLIGVVVDEEPVIGIIYAPALDELCDAAKNKGARLNGESCRVRSCDGIAKASFMSTDVYTAAKFGYGDAFDTLIEKTRIHRTWGDAYGHMLVATGRADLMFDPILNIWDAAPLLTVLQESGGVFCDTDGNETIQSGNGFSCSRELLPEVLEVFEEN
- a CDS encoding Tex family protein is translated as MTDSQIFSSIAQELNFKPKQIKTVADFLDDGATVPFLARYRQEATGGLDEEDIRSVRDKLEFHRTLEDRKKTILKTIDEQDKLTEELEEKIKSCTDLNTLEDLYLPYKPKRRTKGDMAKEKGLEPLAELIWEQEIEKGDPMEHAAKFVDEENEVESAEDAMDGALDIVAEWINESADVREKLRDIFQEHAVIKTEKNPAVDERTNFEDYYEFSQKAKHLKPYQILAINRGERENILFVNVELWDEITLENIDDVVITNDMSIFVPHIQDAVEDAYKRLLFPSLERELRNQLTEKADQHAIETFATNLSNLLMQPPLDHKVVMGIDPAYRSGCKVAVVDETGKYLEGTTTYPTPPQEKVAEAEEVFDKLINKYSVNLIAIGNGTASRETEQIVANFIQKRKEKHPDEELSYMIVNEAGASVYSASKVAAEEFPDLDAPQRGNISIARRVQDPLAELVKIDPKSIGVGLYQHDVNQNQLAQSLDDVVESCVNQVGVNLNTASAPLLSHISGLSSRVAKNIVKRRETEGTFKDREEIKDISGVGEFRFQQAAGFMRIPESDNPLDNTAIHPESYEATEKLCNLFSIKLEKLNEQTEAISKKLKNIDKKQVAEQIGVGIPTLELIIENLQKPGRDPRESLPKPVLRNDIMKMEDLSEGQVLEGTVRNVVDFGAFVDIGVKQDGLLHISKMADRKVEDPHDVVAVGDILKLTIVSLDLERGRIGLSLVD
- a CDS encoding alcohol dehydrogenase, yielding MKAMQVSEPGSDFELVEKDIPTPSEDEVLIKVQACGICHSDAFVKDGTMPGIEYPRVPGHEVIGTIESVGSNISEWSDGQRVGVGWHGGHCHECEACRKGDFINCENAKVTGLSFDGGYAEYMTAPQNALAAVPESLDSAEAAPLLCAGITTFNALRNSNLNPGDLVAVQGIGGLGHLGVQYAHKFGCEVVALSRGTDKQELAYGLGADHFIDTEAYDAAEELQKLGGAKVILATAPNSDAISSVIDGLGTDGTLMIVAATGEPVEVSPFQLIMGRKSVRGWPSGTAKDSEDTLDFSALTNITPTIETYPLEEANEAYDQMINNEARFRVVLEM